Genomic segment of Petrotoga miotherma DSM 10691:
CATTGGCGTTTCCTTCCTTCTTTTCGGCTTTTAAAAGAAGATTCCTGAATTTTTCTTCGTAATTGTTGCCTTCCAATCGTCCATTGCTGTATTCGTATATCTTAGAAACGGTATCAATTGAGGCAAACGTTTCCCAACATCCTTGATTATTGCAAAAACATTTTACTCCATCTTCATCGATGCTCATGTGACCAAATTCACCCGCTGTGTAATTAGGTCCCAAATGAATTTGACCGTCTATAAGCAAAGCTCCTCCTATTCCCTGAGATATGAAAACATAGACTCCATTGTTTAGGTTTGCGATATTTTTGTTAAAATACATCTCTGCTTGTAGAGCTAACTTTGCCTCATTTGCAGCGAAAATTGGTTTGTCACATTGAGGTAGTTCTTTCAAAATTGCTCCTCTAAGATCGATCTCACTCCAATTAAAATGGGGTACGTATTCGATAATCAAGTTTTTCCTATCGATCATTCCTGGAAAAGAAAAAGAAAGGCCTACTATATTATTCCCATTAGCATTTTCATATATTCTTTTTATCTCAACAGCTAATTTACCAATAAAAACATTAAAATTTTTTGGGGTTTCAAATTCAACAATCTTATTTATTGAATTGTTCATATATCCAAGACCTACGACTGTTTTTTCAACTCCAACCTTAACGATAATGGAAGCAGCAACACCTTTTGCTGCTTCCAGTTTTATAGGTTTCCTTCCAACCCCTTTAGAAGATTTTCTATCTCCTTCTTCTATTAATTTTTTAGAAATTAAATCATACGTTATCTTTGTCACAGTACTTTTATCCAAACCTGTAAGCTTAGAAATCTCATTTCTTGAAATTCCAGAATAATATCTGATTAAATTGAAAACCATTAATTTGTTTGAATATCCCATTCTTTCTGCATTGATTTTCTTTATCTTCAAAACAAAGCCTCCTGATTTATTGTCTATTCGTAGATATACAAATTTAATAAGTTTTCCAAATATTCTTGTCTTCCCGATTTTGGTACTCCCACTTTTTTATCTAGTACATACTCTTCGAGTTCTTTGAAATTAGTTCGTCCATCCACTATCTTTTTACCCATTCCTTCATTAAAACTATTATACCTTTTTTCTACAAAGTCTTCCAAAACTTTGTCTTCTAAAATCTTATTGGCTAATATCAATCCTAACGCAAATGCATCCATTCCTGCTATATGAGCGTAAAACAGATCAATATTTTCGTAAGAAGGTCTTCTAACATGTGAGTCAAAGTTCAAACCACCCGGAGCTATTCCTCCATTCTTAAGTATTTCATACATTGCCAAAACGTTTTCAAATACGTTTGTTGGGAATTGATCTGTATCCCATCCCAACAATAGATCACCCATGTTAGCATCAACGCTTCCCAATATATTATTTATCCTTGCATACCTTAATTCATGTTGAAAAGTATGACCAGCAAGAGTGGCATGATTTGCTTCTATATTGAACTTGAAATACTTATCAAGATCGTACTTTTGTAAAAATGCATAAGAGTTCGCAACATCAAAATCATATTGATGTTTTGTGGGCTCTTTTGGTTTGGGTTCTATCAAAAATTGGCCATCAAAACCAATTTCTTTGGCGTAATCTACAGCCATGTGTAAAAAATTAGCCAAATTGTTCAATTCCAACTCCATATTAGTGTTTAAAAGGGTTTCATATCCTTCTCTTCCACCCCAGAAAACGTAATTTTCACCATTTAATTCCTTAGTTATTTCAAGTGCTTTTTTCACCTGTGCAGCGGCATATGCATATATATCTGCATCACAAGATGTAGCTGCACCCTGCATAAACCTTGGATGAGTGAAAAGATTTGACGTTCCCCAAAGAAGCTTTATACCTGTTTCTTTCATTCTCTCCTTTATTCTTTCTACTAATTTATCTAATAACTTATTTGTTTCTCTCAACGTTTCTTGTTCATCAACTAAGTCTCTGTCATGGGTACAAAAATACTTAACCCCTAATTTGCTCATGAACTCAAATGCTGCATCACATCTTGCGTAAGCTTTATCTAACGGATCCGAAAATTTGTTCCATTCTCTGTTGGCACTTTCGACCCCGAACATGTCCCTTCCTTCTGCAGTGAAAGTGTGCCAGTATGCCACAGAAAATCTCAAGTGTTCTTCCATAGTTTTATTACCAATTTTTCTCTCGGGATCATAATAATGAAAAGCTAGTGGATCCTTTGATTCCTTACCTACATACTCAACCTTTTTAATATCTTTGAAGTATTCTGCCATTTTAAGACCTCCTATATGTTATTTTGCAAATAGTTATGCCTCTTTCTTTTTACTTGCAACATCAAACCATACTGCAAATATTAATACTAACCCTTTTATAATAGACTGCCAAAACACAGGGACATTCATAAGACTCATTCCATTGTCTAAACTTGCCATAACAATCGCTCCAATTACTGCACCAACAACAGTACCAATTCCACCCATTAAGCTTGTACCACCTATAACACACGCAGCTATTGTATCTAACTCCGCTCCTTCTCCGCCTGAAACTGATGCAGCATTAAGTCGAGAAGTTAAAAAAATACCTCCAAAAGCTGCTAACAATCCATTAATCATAAAAACTATAAGTGTAATCTTTTTTACGTCTATCCCAGACAAAGTTGCCGCCTGACTATTGCCACCAATTGCATATATATATCTTCCAAAAACTGTATTTTGAGAAATATAAGTAAAAAATATTAAAAGAATAAGAGTTATTAATACGGGAAAAGGAACTCCTCGATAAGAATTAAAAATTAGAATAAAAATAGCTATTAATATAGTATAAGCTAATAACTTTAAAAATTCCACTTTTAAAGAAGGAGCATTTAATCCATGAGATTTTTTCTTTTTCCATGAATTAAGTTCTGCTACAATTATAAAAATAGCACCGATAACTCCTATTATTATCCCTATAATATTGGACAGATAGCCCTTCCCTAGAAACTCAAAAAAACCTCTCATTGGACCAATAGTAGTACCTTTTGTAATTCCTAATAGTATTCCTCTGAAAATGAGCATACCACCTAATGTAACAACAAAGGCTGGAACTCCTCGATAAGCTACCCAATATCCATTCCATAAACCTATCAAAAGTCCAATACCTAAAGTAATGAGGATAGAAATTAAGGGATCCATTCCGAACCACACGTGCAAAATTGCTACAATGCCCCCTGTTAGTCCTACAATAGAACCAACCGAAAGATCTATTTGGCCTAATATTATAACAAATACCATCCCCATTGCTAATACTGATAGAAACACTGATTGTCTAAACAAATTAGAAATATTTCTAGCGCTTAAAAAAGAACCTTCGGTCAAGATGGCAAAAAAAACCCAAATTACTATTAAAGCTATTATCATCATGTATGATCTTAAATTTAAATTAATCTTTTTCTTTTTCAAAATACCCCTCCTCCTTCAGTCGCAGTTGCAAGGTACATAACTTCTTCTTGGGTTAAATCGTGATTAATATTTTCTAATTCTCCCATAAATTTACCTTCATGCATAACTATTACCCTATCGCTCATACCTATTATTTCTGGTAATTCAGAAGAAATCATAATTATTGATATACCTTGAGATGTTAAATCATTCATTAATGAATATATTTCTTGTTTAGCCCCAACGTCTATTCCTTTTGTAGGTTCATCCATAATCAATATTTTTGGTGTCCTTATCAAATTTCTACCAAGTAAAACTTTTTGTTGATTTCCCCCACTTAAAGTAGTGATATTCGCTTCTGGAGAAGAAGCTTTAATATTTAATTGTTTGATCATTCTAAGAGCTTCTACTATTTCGTCTTCTTCAGATATTTTAAAATAACTACCGAACTCTTTAATAAAAGTAATTGAAAGGTTTTGCCTTACAGATAAATTGGGAAATATCCCCAAATTTTTCCTATTTTCGGATAAATAAGCTATTCCTAGTTCTAACGCTTGCCTTGGTGAACTTATTTCTAATTCTTTAGCGTTCAAAAATATCTTTCCTCTTTTATTACTCGAATTGAATCCTATTATACTAGTCATTAATTCTGTCCTACCGGCACCAACTAATCCGAAAAGACCTAATATTTCTCCTTTTCTAAGGTTAAAACTAACATCTTCAACGACTTTTCTTTGAGGATCATATTTCTCATAAAGTGTATAATTACTCACTTCAAATACTATTTCGTTGGGAATATAACTCCTTTTGGGGAACATTTGATTTATTTCTCTCCCCACCATCATTTTTATGAGATCACTTTCTTTTACTTCACTAATCGGCTTTGTGTCAATTAATTTACCATCTCTTAAAACGCTGACTGTGTCAGCTAACTCAAAAATTTCGTCAAGCTTATGTGAAATATAAATAGAGGTGATCCCTTCAGATTTCAACTCTTTCAAAATATCAAATAATATCTTTGTTTCATTTTCTGTTAAAGAGGAAGTTGGTTCATCCAAAATTAAAATGTTGCAATTTTTAACTAACGCTTTAGCAATTTCAATTAACTGTTGTTTTGCGGAACCTAAGTATTTTACTTTAGTAAGAACATTTTCATTCTCCATCTTCAATTTTTTTAACCATTTCTGAGTTTCCTTGATCATTTCATTCCAATCTATCGAAACACCTTTTACAATAGCTTTTCCCATAAAGATGTTTTCAACGATATTTAATTCATCAAATAGACTCAATTCTTGGTGAACAACAGCTATCCCAGCTTCTTCGGCCTCTTTAGGATTTCTAAATTTCACTCTTTCACCATGTAAATAAATTTCACCTTCATATGTTCCTAATGGATATATTCCACCTAAAATACTTATCAAAGTAGACTTCCCTGCTCCATTTTCGCCACAAAGGGCATGGATCGTATTTTCTTCTATTTTTAAATTGATATTTTCAAGAGCTTTTACTCCAGGAAACTCTTTTGATATGTTTTTCAATTCTAAAAGAGTGGCCATTTAATCACCTCAATTGTTATATATCATAGAAATTAGATTGAGAGGGCTAGGGATTGACCCCTAACCCAAATATTCAAAATTTTGTTTAATCTACTTTCGGCCATTGAGATCTGGGAACATTTTTATATACATCTTCTAACTTATGAAAACCATCTTTTACAACTGTTTCTACAATGTTAGTCTTATCAACAGGAATAGGTTCCAAGAAGAAAGTAGATACCTCTTTATACTCATTGTTAATTGTTCCATTTGTTGGAATATGAATATCCTTAGCCGCTGAAACAGCCATAATAGCAGCCATAGTAGCGATATCCTTTATAGGTTTATAGACAGTCACTGTTTGTGTACCTTCAACTACTCTCTGGCAGGCAACCAAATCTGCATCTTGACCAGATACTAAAACTTTTCCTGCTAGTCCCTGTTCCTTTAATGCTTCTACCGCTCCTCCAGCTGTACTATCGTTGGAAGCAACAATAGCATCAATTTGATTTTGAGTTGCGGTTAATGCATTTTCCACAATTTTCATAGCTTCTTGTGCTGACCAGTCTTTTGCCCATTGGTCTCCTACTATTTCTATTGCTCCACTATCAATATAAGGCTGAAGAACCTTCATTTGACCTTCCCTAACAAAATGTGCATTCATATCGGTTGGAGATCCTCCGAGTAGGAAATAATTACCTTTTGGTTTCTTATCAACCAAATATTGTGCTTGAATTTCTCCGATTCTTATTGGATCGAAAGTAATGTAATAATCCAAATCACATTCCATTAAAAGACGATCATACGCAATCACTGGAATTCCATTGGCATGAGCCTCTTCAACCACACTTCCCATAATATAACCATCATGTGCAATAATAACTAATACATCAGCTCCCTGATTCATCATATTTTCTACCTGAGAAACTTGTAGTAAATCATCGTTATTGGCCGATTGTACAATAACCTTTGCACCAAGTTTTTCGGCGGTATCGACAAAAATATCTCTATCTTTTTGCCACCTTTCAAGTTGCAAATTAGCAACAGAAAGCCCTATCAATACCTCATCCTTCGCGAGTACAGTACCACCAAATGTCAATAAAAACACCAGAAAAACCAAAAAAACTTTCTTCATTTTACTAACCTCCTCTTTTTTGTTTTTTTACCATTAGTACTAATGGTAAAATCCACATCTAACTACATCCATTTTAAAATATTCTATTCAGCATTGTCAATAGTAAGTTTATCCAATCAACTAATATTAGGAACAATCACTTTTCAACCTTTTCACTTTATTTGTTAGCATTAAGGGGTAAACCCCTTAAGATCCCCAAATCCAAAATCTTTGTTCAATTAAAAATCTTTTTGCACAACCCAGCAAAATTTTATATTTTAAAACTTCCAACTAATCCTTTTAACTCTGTGGCTAACTCACTCAACTCTTTCGCTTCTTCGTTTATCCCTACCCCTTGTTTTACTTGTTCGTCTATTACACTTCTTGACCTTTCTAGTTGTTCACTTATCTCTGTTACCGCTTTCGCTACCCTGTCCATCGCTGTGCTCATCTCTTGCGCACTTGCACTTTGTTCTTCTGCACTTGCAGTCATGTTTTCTATCCCTTGGTCCATCCTTTCTATCCTTTCTTTTATCCGGTTGAAACTTTGTTGTACATTCACCATCTTTTCGTTTATTTCTCCTATCGTTCCTACTACCTTGTTCGTCGATTCGTTCACTTTGTTCGTACCTTGCGTTATGTTGGTTAGTATTTCTGATATTTCATCCGTTGCATTCCTTGACTCTTCAGCTAACTTCCTTATCTCATCCGCTACAACTGCAAATCCTCTTCCCGCTTCTCCTGCCCTTGCAGCTTCTATCGCTGCGTTTAGTGCCAACAGGTTCGTTTGTTCCGTTATCGAGTTTATCGTTTCTACTATACTTTGTACGTTCTTGGCGTTGTTTGCGAGTGTTTCTACTTCTTTTTGACTTTCTTTTGTCCTTTCTACCGCTTCTTTCACCGCTTGACTTATACTTTCTATCGTTTTGCTTCCTTCTTCTGCAGCTTTACTCGTTTCATCTGCTTCTTCACTTAGTCTTTGAGCATCTTGGGATACACCTTGTGCTGCCCTTGCTACTTCGTCTACCCCTGAAGTTACTTCTTCTACGTTTCCTGCTGTTTCTTCCGTACTTGTTTGTATCTTGTCCATCTGGTTTTTGAGTTCTTCTGAGTTCTTTCTGCTTTCTTGTGATGATCGTGTTAGACTTTCTGATGCGTTTTCTACTTTGTCTGATGCCTGCCTTATTGACCCCATGGATCTTCTCAATTCTTTACTCATTTCTGATAGAGCGTTTGCCATCTGTCCTATCTCGTCTCTGCTTTTACTTTCAAAGTTTACCGTTAAGTCTCCTTCTTTGAATTGGTTTATCTTGTTTTTGAAGTCTAACAGTGGTTTCGTTATACTCCTTATTAGATAGATAACCATGATTATCGATACTATGAAGGCTACTATGGTTAAAACGGCTGTCAAGGTTATAGCCCTGTTGTTTTCTTCTATGAGTGATGGACCTAACGTGTCTTGCTGGACCTTTAATTCATTTCTTTGTTCTTCTAATAGGTTGAGTATCTCTACCCTTGCTTGTTCCATATGCCCGATTATAGGCTCTTGGGATTCTATCGTTGTGACTATTTGGTTGAATGTGTCTTTGAATTGTTCAACCACATCTTTCGTCTTATTGAACATTTCAGTTAGTTCGTCTGATACTAATCCTTGCTCTAAAATGGCTATTTGTGATTCTAACTCATCAAAAGCATTCATGACACTGTTTTTGTCACCTACTGATTTAGAAGAAAAATAAACAGAAGCAAGCTCTTTTATACTATCTACTATTTCTAACGAGCTATCAGCGTAAAAAACGAGGGTTGAAACGTTATTTTCTTGGGCTAAGGTTTTAAAGTCAGTAATACTTTGGCGTAATTCATTGGATATATCTTTAAAATCTTGATTTACGAGCCTATTCTTTTCTTCGTTCAATTGAACAATTTGATTAAAACCGCTTTCATAGTCCCCTATCTTTGTGATTATGTTTTGTACTAGTGTAGAATCGGTAGTTTCATCTGTAAAGAAACTTTGAACAGCGTTGATATTCTGAGTAATAATTTCTTGTGTTTGTTCATCGTAGTTAATCACATAATCTTTGAAGGCCAAAGCAGCTTCAAAAAAGTTGTTTTCTATTTCAGAAATTCTACTCGTGTCATTTGACAAATCTTTATAATTAGAAAGTCCATCATTTGATGAAATCAATGAGACAATATTAAAAACAACGACAACGCCAAATAAAACTAATATTATTATAATTGTTAAAGAAAGTTTTCCTCTTATGCTTTTAAACAAGGTAATCCACCTCGATTTTTATATTAAATTCCGTAAAATAAGCTTTAATTTTCTTCCAGAACCACATCGCTAAAAAACTTCTTGTTTTGAGGCGAAATTTTAATATCTTTATCAATGTAAAACTTTTCATTTAACCTTATATCTTCAGAAGAGGATCCCACCATAACTTTAAAATAACCTTTTTCAACCAAAAATTCCATTTTTTCATTATATAGCGCTAAAGTCTCTATTGGGAGATTAAAAATGATTCTTTTCTTTTCTGAAGGTTTAAGTGTAATTCTTTGAAAACCCTTTAATTCTTTCACAGGTCTAGTTACACTAGCGACTTCATCATTCACGTACAGCTGAACAATTTCATCACCTGTCTCTTCACCTATGTTTTTAACATCCATGCTTATTTTCACGATTCTATCGCTACTTTCAATTTGAAGATTCGTATATTCAAATTGTGTATAACTGAGACCATGACCAAAAGGATATAGTGGTTTGGCAGGTGAATCCGTATAATCTCCCCACCATTGACTTCTTCCTCCAGAAGGCTTGTGATTATAATAAACTGGAATTTGTCCCACATGACGCGGAAAAGATATAGGCAATTTCCCTGAAGGGGACTCATTACCCAAAATAATATCGGCCAGAGCATTGCCACCTTCTTCACCAGGTAACCAAGCTTCAAATATTGCAGAAACATTTTTTGATACCCAGTCTAACGAATATGGCCTTCCGTTTACAAGAACAACAATTACAGGTGTTCCCGTATTTATAACAGATTTTAGTAAATCAAGTTGTACACCTGGTAAAATCAACGTAGAACTATCACGAGATTCACCAGTTGTGCAATCCAACGTTAACCCAGATTTATCACCTAAAACTAGAATAGCAACATCAGATATTTTAGCAAGTTCGATTGCTTCTTTAAACATTTCTTTGTTGTCACCATTTATTTCGCAACCTTTTGCGTAAGATGTTTCCACATTTAACTTTTCTAATTTTTCTTTCAAACTTTCATATATGGTTTTTATTGGCAATTCACTTTCAGAAAAAGTAATTCCTTCCATTGCTGAAGTACCGAAAGCTCCTTGTTTTAAGGTTTCTAAGTGTGTTAAATAAGTATAATCCCCTGTTAAATTTCTAGCGCTGTTTGCATTTGGTCCAATTACTGCAACTTTTTTTATGTTTGGATTCTTTTTCAAAGGCACTATTCCATTATTTTTCAATAGAACAATTGATTTTTTAGCAATTTCATACGCGAGTTTCCTATCTTCAGGTGTATCTAAATTATCTGGAACCTTTTCTAAATCAACATAAGGATTTTCAAATAATCCCATCTCAAACTTTAATCGTAAAATATTTCTAACAGATTTATCAATAAATGCTTCAGAAAGCTCTCCATTTTCTATCGCATTCTTTAATGGTTCTTTATAACAATCAAAAGAGGGAAGTTCAACATCTATCCCAGCTTTTAACGCTTTTATAGCTGCTCCTTTTTTATTTGATACTAATTTATGATATTCCATCAATGAATTGATTGCAAAGTAATCGGAAACAACAATACCATCAAAACCCCATTCCTCTCGCAAAATTTTTCTCAACAAAATTTCAGAAGCTCCACAAGGTATACCATCAATCTCATGATAAGCATTCATGACAGATTTAGCTTTTCCTTCTTTAATAACAGCTTCAAAAGGAAAGAGAAATGTTTCTTTTAGTTCTCTTTCTGGGATATGAGCTGGCGCCCAATTCATCCCACCTTCAGAAACCCCATAACCCACAAAATGCTTTAAAGTAGCAACTACTCCATTCTTCAAATCATCAGATTGTAACCCTTTAACATATGAAACTCCCATCTTTGCAACCAAATATGGATCTTCTCCAAAAGTTTCCTCAGTTCTCCCCCATCTAGGATCTCTAGTTACATCAACAACTGGAGATAATCCTTGATGTATTCCAAGAGCTTTCATTTGATTTCTTATACTTGTTGTCATTCGTTCTATTAATGGAGGTTCCCAAGTACTTGCCGCACCAATCATCTGAGGGAAAATGGTCGCTCCTCTTGTCATGTAACCACTCAAACATTCTTCATGCATAAAAGCAGGAATCCCCAATCTTGTTTCAGTAAGAAGAAATCTCTGAATTTTGTTTGACAATTCAGCTGTTTTCTTAGGAGAGAATCCTGTCGCTCCTCCTGGACGAGTTATCTGACCAATTCCTTCTTTCAATAAATTTTGAGCTTTTTCAAAAGAGAAATTACCATTATC
This window contains:
- a CDS encoding ROK family transcriptional regulator, with amino-acid sequence MKIKKINAERMGYSNKLMVFNLIRYYSGISRNEISKLTGLDKSTVTKITYDLISKKLIEEGDRKSSKGVGRKPIKLEAAKGVAASIIVKVGVEKTVVGLGYMNNSINKIVEFETPKNFNVFIGKLAVEIKRIYENANGNNIVGLSFSFPGMIDRKNLIIEYVPHFNWSEIDLRGAILKELPQCDKPIFAANEAKLALQAEMYFNKNIANLNNGVYVFISQGIGGALLIDGQIHLGPNYTAGEFGHMSIDEDGVKCFCNNQGCWETFASIDTVSKIYEYSNGRLEGNNYEEKFRNLLLKAEKKEGNANEIIKQMLYYLGVGTVNLINILNPEFVIFGGYGYLFPDDYFTEIQNIIRTRTLKPALKSFKKPLRPFFDIDTACLTGANLRVMDDFAEKAVI
- the xylA gene encoding xylose isomerase — protein: MAEYFKDIKKVEYVGKESKDPLAFHYYDPERKIGNKTMEEHLRFSVAYWHTFTAEGRDMFGVESANREWNKFSDPLDKAYARCDAAFEFMSKLGVKYFCTHDRDLVDEQETLRETNKLLDKLVERIKERMKETGIKLLWGTSNLFTHPRFMQGAATSCDADIYAYAAAQVKKALEITKELNGENYVFWGGREGYETLLNTNMELELNNLANFLHMAVDYAKEIGFDGQFLIEPKPKEPTKHQYDFDVANSYAFLQKYDLDKYFKFNIEANHATLAGHTFQHELRYARINNILGSVDANMGDLLLGWDTDQFPTNVFENVLAMYEILKNGGIAPGGLNFDSHVRRPSYENIDLFYAHIAGMDAFALGLILANKILEDKVLEDFVEKRYNSFNEGMGKKIVDGRTNFKELEEYVLDKKVGVPKSGRQEYLENLLNLYIYE
- a CDS encoding ABC transporter permease subunit, with translation MMIIALIVIWVFFAILTEGSFLSARNISNLFRQSVFLSVLAMGMVFVIILGQIDLSVGSIVGLTGGIVAILHVWFGMDPLISILITLGIGLLIGLWNGYWVAYRGVPAFVVTLGGMLIFRGILLGITKGTTIGPMRGFFEFLGKGYLSNIIGIIIGVIGAIFIIVAELNSWKKKKSHGLNAPSLKVEFLKLLAYTILIAIFILIFNSYRGVPFPVLITLILLIFFTYISQNTVFGRYIYAIGGNSQAATLSGIDVKKITLIVFMINGLLAAFGGIFLTSRLNAASVSGGEGAELDTIAACVIGGTSLMGGIGTVVGAVIGAIVMASLDNGMSLMNVPVFWQSIIKGLVLIFAVWFDVASKKKEA
- a CDS encoding sugar ABC transporter ATP-binding protein; protein product: MATLLELKNISKEFPGVKALENINLKIEENTIHALCGENGAGKSTLISILGGIYPLGTYEGEIYLHGERVKFRNPKEAEEAGIAVVHQELSLFDELNIVENIFMGKAIVKGVSIDWNEMIKETQKWLKKLKMENENVLTKVKYLGSAKQQLIEIAKALVKNCNILILDEPTSSLTENETKILFDILKELKSEGITSIYISHKLDEIFELADTVSVLRDGKLIDTKPISEVKESDLIKMMVGREINQMFPKRSYIPNEIVFEVSNYTLYEKYDPQRKVVEDVSFNLRKGEILGLFGLVGAGRTELMTSIIGFNSSNKRGKIFLNAKELEISSPRQALELGIAYLSENRKNLGIFPNLSVRQNLSITFIKEFGSYFKISEEDEIVEALRMIKQLNIKASSPEANITTLSGGNQQKVLLGRNLIRTPKILIMDEPTKGIDVGAKQEIYSLMNDLTSQGISIIMISSELPEIIGMSDRVIVMHEGKFMGELENINHDLTQEEVMYLATATEGGGVF
- the xylF gene encoding D-xylose ABC transporter substrate-binding protein; its protein translation is MKKVFLVFLVFLLTFGGTVLAKDEVLIGLSVANLQLERWQKDRDIFVDTAEKLGAKVIVQSANNDDLLQVSQVENMMNQGADVLVIIAHDGYIMGSVVEEAHANGIPVIAYDRLLMECDLDYYITFDPIRIGEIQAQYLVDKKPKGNYFLLGGSPTDMNAHFVREGQMKVLQPYIDSGAIEIVGDQWAKDWSAQEAMKIVENALTATQNQIDAIVASNDSTAGGAVEALKEQGLAGKVLVSGQDADLVACQRVVEGTQTVTVYKPIKDIATMAAIMAVSAAKDIHIPTNGTINNEYKEVSTFFLEPIPVDKTNIVETVVKDGFHKLEDVYKNVPRSQWPKVD
- a CDS encoding methyl-accepting chemotaxis protein — translated: MFKSIRGKLSLTIIIILVLFGVVVVFNIVSLISSNDGLSNYKDLSNDTSRISEIENNFFEAALAFKDYVINYDEQTQEIITQNINAVQSFFTDETTDSTLVQNIITKIGDYESGFNQIVQLNEEKNRLVNQDFKDISNELRQSITDFKTLAQENNVSTLVFYADSSLEIVDSIKELASVYFSSKSVGDKNSVMNAFDELESQIAILEQGLVSDELTEMFNKTKDVVEQFKDTFNQIVTTIESQEPIIGHMEQARVEILNLLEEQRNELKVQQDTLGPSLIEENNRAITLTAVLTIVAFIVSIIMVIYLIRSITKPLLDFKNKINQFKEGDLTVNFESKSRDEIGQMANALSEMSKELRRSMGSIRQASDKVENASESLTRSSQESRKNSEELKNQMDKIQTSTEETAGNVEEVTSGVDEVARAAQGVSQDAQRLSEEADETSKAAEEGSKTIESISQAVKEAVERTKESQKEVETLANNAKNVQSIVETINSITEQTNLLALNAAIEAARAGEAGRGFAVVADEIRKLAEESRNATDEISEILTNITQGTNKVNESTNKVVGTIGEINEKMVNVQQSFNRIKERIERMDQGIENMTASAEEQSASAQEMSTAMDRVAKAVTEISEQLERSRSVIDEQVKQGVGINEEAKELSELATELKGLVGSFKI
- a CDS encoding glycoside hydrolase family 3 N-terminal domain-containing protein, producing MQFYKNPNKPIEERVEDLLKQMTLDEKIAQLGSFWSYELLDNGNFSFEKAQNLLKEGIGQITRPGGATGFSPKKTAELSNKIQRFLLTETRLGIPAFMHEECLSGYMTRGATIFPQMIGAASTWEPPLIERMTTSIRNQMKALGIHQGLSPVVDVTRDPRWGRTEETFGEDPYLVAKMGVSYVKGLQSDDLKNGVVATLKHFVGYGVSEGGMNWAPAHIPERELKETFLFPFEAVIKEGKAKSVMNAYHEIDGIPCGASEILLRKILREEWGFDGIVVSDYFAINSLMEYHKLVSNKKGAAIKALKAGIDVELPSFDCYKEPLKNAIENGELSEAFIDKSVRNILRLKFEMGLFENPYVDLEKVPDNLDTPEDRKLAYEIAKKSIVLLKNNGIVPLKKNPNIKKVAVIGPNANSARNLTGDYTYLTHLETLKQGAFGTSAMEGITFSESELPIKTIYESLKEKLEKLNVETSYAKGCEINGDNKEMFKEAIELAKISDVAILVLGDKSGLTLDCTTGESRDSSTLILPGVQLDLLKSVINTGTPVIVVLVNGRPYSLDWVSKNVSAIFEAWLPGEEGGNALADIILGNESPSGKLPISFPRHVGQIPVYYNHKPSGGRSQWWGDYTDSPAKPLYPFGHGLSYTQFEYTNLQIESSDRIVKISMDVKNIGEETGDEIVQLYVNDEVASVTRPVKELKGFQRITLKPSEKKRIIFNLPIETLALYNEKMEFLVEKGYFKVMVGSSSEDIRLNEKFYIDKDIKISPQNKKFFSDVVLEEN